From a region of the Rhodococcus sp. 4CII genome:
- a CDS encoding TetR/AcrR family transcriptional regulator has translation MPRATATRSDAGTGGTRSSVKGGRRTEQIARAAARLFQDLGYQNVSIDQIGAAVGLTGPAVYRHFKGKHDILVQALMSQVRLVDELAARADEGVTAQEQLDLFLAGLGDLTANGDEATLWRREQRHLEPAERDEFLADFATNRDRIAAKVMAAQPKVDERTAELLGFAVLAMYSNTPDIRGTLPSDRLIDIQSAVAAAIIGSKLPDHGPEAVTAPHTVHRRPAGRRERILEASAGLFDARGFYDVRIDDIAKASEMSVATLYQHVSGKTEVLRAILERGAEGLLYVTADALATADNPHQALDALIRTYIRQALGVHGRIMHILATDLLYLPDDEQAALRETQREYVAEWVDAICALDGDLSAADARALAQSAIGVITDVSQESRLRERPGIAEDLAILARAMVLPTGLVPQ, from the coding sequence ATGCCACGAGCGACAGCGACGCGGTCCGACGCGGGCACCGGCGGCACTCGGTCGTCCGTGAAGGGTGGACGGCGGACCGAGCAGATCGCCCGGGCGGCCGCCCGTCTGTTCCAGGACCTGGGTTACCAGAACGTCAGCATCGATCAGATCGGCGCCGCGGTCGGGCTGACCGGGCCTGCCGTCTACCGGCACTTCAAGGGCAAGCACGACATCCTCGTGCAGGCCCTGATGAGTCAGGTCCGGCTCGTCGACGAGCTTGCCGCCCGGGCCGACGAGGGCGTGACGGCGCAGGAGCAGCTCGATCTGTTCCTCGCCGGCCTCGGCGACCTGACGGCAAACGGCGACGAAGCGACGCTGTGGCGACGTGAGCAACGGCATCTCGAGCCCGCGGAACGTGACGAGTTCCTGGCGGACTTCGCCACCAATCGCGATCGCATCGCGGCGAAGGTCATGGCCGCGCAACCCAAGGTCGACGAACGCACCGCGGAACTGCTCGGGTTCGCCGTCCTCGCAATGTACTCGAACACCCCCGACATCCGCGGCACCCTGCCCTCCGATCGCCTGATCGACATCCAGTCGGCCGTCGCCGCGGCGATCATCGGCAGCAAGCTCCCGGACCACGGTCCGGAGGCAGTGACGGCGCCGCACACCGTCCACCGGCGCCCGGCGGGCCGACGGGAACGGATCCTGGAGGCGTCGGCGGGGCTGTTCGACGCGCGCGGCTTCTACGACGTTCGTATCGACGACATCGCCAAGGCATCCGAGATGTCCGTGGCCACGCTGTACCAGCACGTGAGCGGCAAGACCGAGGTGCTGCGTGCGATCCTGGAACGTGGCGCGGAGGGCCTGCTGTACGTGACCGCAGATGCGCTCGCCACCGCCGACAACCCACACCAGGCGCTCGACGCGCTGATCCGAACGTACATCCGGCAGGCGTTGGGGGTGCACGGGCGGATCATGCACATACTCGCCACCGACCTGCTCTACCTGCCCGACGACGAACAGGCGGCCCTCCGGGAAACCCAGCGCGAGTACGTCGCCGAGTGGGTCGACGCCATCTGCGCCCTCGACGGCGACCTGTCCGCGGCCGACGCCCGCGCCCTCGCGCAGTCGGCGATCGGCGTCATCACCGACGTGTCGCAAGAATCCCGGCTCCGGGAACGCCCCGGGATCGCGGAGGACCTCGCGATTCTCGCGCGCGCCATGGTATTGCCCACGGGCCTGGTGCCGCAGTGA
- a CDS encoding SDR family NAD(P)-dependent oxidoreductase, protein MSETATRSAVVVGGASGIGAAIARAFAADGATVTVADRNLDLAQSLTAKLGPGHRAAQVEVTDEDSVHALFESVRSAHGRVDVAVNSAGVSAAGGVTDLPVEKFRRVVDVCLTGAFLVVKHAGRVMEEGGVIISLSSLNARQPGTGMGAYCSAKAGLAMLTQVAALELAPKGIRVNAIAPGIVMTPLTSPSMQIPGLKDDYLANTPLGRAGTPEEVADAAVYMARAAWLTGENLDLNGGAHLVRYPDLLRHFTRSAS, encoded by the coding sequence ATGTCCGAAACAGCTACCCGAAGTGCGGTGGTCGTAGGAGGAGCTTCCGGAATCGGCGCCGCCATCGCCCGGGCGTTCGCCGCAGACGGTGCGACGGTCACCGTCGCCGACCGCAATCTCGACCTGGCGCAGTCCCTCACCGCAAAACTGGGCCCCGGCCACCGGGCCGCTCAAGTGGAGGTGACCGACGAGGACTCGGTCCACGCCCTGTTCGAATCGGTCAGGTCCGCCCACGGCCGCGTCGACGTCGCGGTCAACAGTGCTGGTGTCAGCGCCGCAGGCGGGGTCACCGACCTGCCCGTGGAGAAGTTCCGCCGCGTCGTCGACGTCTGCCTGACCGGCGCCTTCCTGGTCGTCAAACACGCCGGCCGGGTGATGGAGGAGGGCGGCGTGATCATCTCCCTGTCCTCGCTCAACGCCCGCCAGCCCGGCACCGGCATGGGCGCCTACTGCTCGGCGAAAGCGGGGCTGGCGATGCTCACTCAGGTTGCCGCACTCGAACTGGCGCCCAAGGGGATTCGTGTCAACGCGATCGCGCCGGGGATCGTGATGACTCCGCTCACCAGCCCGTCGATGCAGATTCCCGGACTCAAGGACGACTACCTTGCGAACACGCCTCTGGGACGCGCGGGAACGCCCGAGGAGGTCGCCGATGCCGCCGTCTACATGGCCCGAGCGGCCTGGCTGACCGGTGAGAACCTTGACCTGAACGGCGGGGCGCACCTGGTGAGGTATCCGGACCTGTTGCGGCACTTCACCCGATCCGCGAGCTGA
- a CDS encoding cytochrome P450 translates to MTPQKTAEVAANAADGQAAAAAEPAFPFPRTCPFGLSEQLESRSGEKPQKLSFKGTGTSGWLVTGYKDVRSVLADPHTSVRGIDDSSRGDAGDQAVPGFFVAMDPPGHDDLRRILAREFTPRRMAAMRPTVERIAGELIDRMLESDGPVDLVDALALPLPSLVICELLGVPYDKHDFFQERTRAVLAADSTPEDIAAAIGAVMTYLAELVAIKQVTPGDDLISLLIQHIESGAVSVVDVAGMSTLLLMAGHETTGNMIGLAVYALLEHPDQLEQLRAEPELMPQAVEELLRYLDIIGDLPRSVTEDIEVDGQTIAKGELVLLSTQAGNRDPEVFDEPDRLDIHRDASRHLTFGHGIHTCLGAPLARLELQVVISALLERLPSLRLAVPSEEVRVKTEARIFGLHELPLTWDRG, encoded by the coding sequence ATGACCCCCCAGAAGACCGCAGAGGTCGCAGCGAACGCCGCCGACGGCCAGGCCGCCGCGGCCGCCGAGCCGGCCTTTCCGTTCCCGCGCACCTGCCCGTTCGGTCTCTCCGAGCAGCTCGAGTCCCGTTCGGGTGAGAAGCCACAGAAGCTGAGCTTCAAGGGGACGGGCACATCCGGGTGGCTGGTCACCGGATACAAGGATGTGCGGTCGGTACTGGCCGACCCGCACACCAGCGTCCGCGGCATCGACGACTCCTCGCGTGGCGACGCCGGCGACCAGGCCGTGCCGGGCTTCTTCGTCGCGATGGATCCCCCCGGGCACGACGATCTGCGGCGCATCCTGGCGCGCGAATTCACCCCGCGGCGAATGGCAGCGATGCGACCGACGGTCGAGCGGATCGCCGGCGAGCTGATCGACCGGATGCTCGAATCGGACGGCCCGGTGGACCTGGTGGACGCACTGGCGCTGCCGCTGCCCTCGCTGGTCATCTGCGAACTGCTCGGCGTCCCCTACGACAAGCACGACTTCTTCCAGGAACGGACCCGCGCCGTGCTGGCGGCGGACAGCACACCGGAGGACATCGCCGCGGCGATCGGGGCCGTGATGACCTACCTGGCCGAACTCGTGGCGATCAAACAGGTCACCCCCGGCGATGACCTGATCAGCCTGTTGATCCAGCACATCGAGTCCGGGGCGGTCTCGGTGGTCGATGTCGCGGGCATGTCGACCTTGCTGTTGATGGCCGGACACGAGACCACCGGAAACATGATCGGGCTGGCCGTGTATGCGCTCCTCGAACATCCCGACCAGCTCGAGCAGCTGCGTGCCGAGCCCGAGCTGATGCCGCAGGCCGTCGAGGAACTGTTGCGCTATCTCGACATCATCGGCGACCTGCCGCGGTCGGTCACCGAGGACATCGAGGTCGACGGCCAGACGATCGCGAAGGGCGAACTGGTGCTGCTCTCCACCCAGGCCGGCAACCGCGACCCCGAGGTCTTCGACGAGCCCGACCGCCTCGACATCCACCGGGACGCCAGCCGGCACCTCACCTTCGGGCACGGCATCCACACCTGCCTGGGTGCGCCGCTGGCCCGGCTGGAACTTCAGGTGGTCATCTCCGCCCTCCTCGAGCGCCTTCCGTCGCTGCGCCTGGCGGTGCCGTCGGAGGAGGTCCGGGTCAAGACCGAGGCGCGGATCTTCGGGCTGCACGAGCTCCCGCTCACCTGGGACCGCGGGTAG
- a CDS encoding PDR/VanB family oxidoreductase produces MTRATLDACEKRTAAVEFDALVESTASVSTCVKQLVLRRPDGADLPPWTPGAHIDLFLANGTVRQYSLCGRPEDRQTWRIAVLREPDGSGRGGSEYVHRALHSGSLVRVSAPRNNFRLIDAESYLFVAGGIGITPILPMVAAAESSGADWSLAYGGRSAATMAFRDELAAYGDRVSVLPEDECGRLDLAGLLAGVDQATAVYCCGPAPLLEVIEQACADRAAGSLHVERFIPRAGADTHRDRPFEVVLAKQDRSFEVPPGESILHTLESNGIDVPSSCRQGMCGTCEQALLEGEPDHRDEILTPEERAAGEYILICVSRCRGDRLVLDL; encoded by the coding sequence GTGACCAGAGCCACCCTCGATGCGTGTGAGAAGCGCACGGCCGCAGTGGAATTCGACGCCCTCGTCGAGAGCACCGCGTCGGTCTCGACCTGCGTCAAACAGCTCGTGCTGCGCCGGCCCGACGGCGCGGACCTGCCGCCGTGGACCCCGGGCGCCCACATCGACCTCTTCCTCGCCAACGGCACGGTGCGCCAATACTCGCTGTGCGGCCGCCCCGAGGACCGGCAGACCTGGCGGATTGCGGTGCTCCGTGAGCCTGACGGCAGCGGTCGGGGTGGTTCCGAGTACGTCCACCGAGCGCTGCACAGCGGGTCCCTGGTGCGGGTGAGTGCTCCGCGGAACAACTTTCGGCTCATCGACGCGGAGAGCTATCTGTTCGTCGCGGGCGGGATCGGGATCACCCCCATACTGCCGATGGTCGCCGCCGCGGAGTCGTCCGGGGCTGACTGGTCACTCGCGTACGGTGGGCGGTCCGCGGCCACGATGGCCTTCCGCGACGAACTCGCCGCGTACGGGGACCGCGTGTCGGTGCTTCCCGAGGACGAGTGCGGTCGGCTCGACCTTGCGGGACTGCTCGCCGGTGTGGACCAGGCGACCGCCGTCTACTGCTGCGGACCGGCGCCCCTGCTCGAGGTGATCGAGCAGGCCTGCGCGGACCGCGCGGCCGGTTCGCTGCACGTCGAACGGTTCATCCCCCGGGCCGGAGCCGACACGCACCGGGACCGGCCGTTCGAGGTCGTGCTGGCCAAGCAGGACCGCTCGTTCGAGGTGCCGCCGGGTGAGAGCATCCTGCACACCCTGGAATCGAACGGGATCGACGTGCCGTCCTCCTGCCGGCAGGGCATGTGCGGCACCTGCGAACAGGCCCTCCTGGAGGGAGAACCGGACCACCGCGACGAGATCCTCACCCCGGAGGAGCGAGCCGCGGGGGAGTACATCCTGATCTGCGTCTCCCGGTGCCGAGGCGACCGCCTCGTGCTGGACCTGTGA
- a CDS encoding SDR family NAD(P)-dependent oxidoreductase: MGRVEGRIAIVTGATSVEPGGLNIGGAAATELAAEGAGVVLADINVEGAERLAAILNERHGEKTALAFGLDLRNESEIEQLVARTLEYFGRPDIVINNAGIFPIDDGDVATMGIETWDNVMATNVRAAMLLTKHALPHLREGGGAIVNTASTHAFAGDSSLTGYGAAKAALLALTKYTATQYGKEGVRANAICPGTTTTPPAQALPEAIKDVYRAHTMSPDLNGPTELGKVYLFLASDDAKGINGEVVRVDGGLLAHQPFVPDMVMMGMTTASEQ, encoded by the coding sequence ATGGGTCGTGTAGAAGGCAGGATCGCGATCGTCACCGGAGCGACCTCGGTCGAGCCGGGCGGTCTGAACATCGGCGGTGCCGCCGCCACCGAACTGGCCGCGGAGGGCGCGGGGGTGGTCCTCGCCGACATCAACGTCGAGGGCGCGGAGCGGCTGGCCGCGATCCTCAACGAGCGGCACGGCGAGAAGACCGCACTGGCCTTCGGGCTCGATCTGCGCAACGAGAGCGAGATCGAACAGCTCGTCGCGCGCACCCTCGAGTACTTCGGCCGGCCCGACATCGTGATCAACAATGCGGGCATCTTCCCGATCGACGACGGCGACGTCGCGACCATGGGGATCGAGACGTGGGACAACGTGATGGCCACCAACGTCCGGGCCGCGATGCTGCTGACCAAGCACGCACTGCCACATCTGCGTGAGGGCGGCGGTGCGATCGTGAACACCGCGTCCACCCATGCGTTCGCCGGCGACAGCAGTCTCACCGGGTACGGTGCCGCCAAGGCCGCACTCCTGGCGTTGACGAAGTACACCGCCACCCAGTACGGCAAGGAGGGTGTGCGTGCCAACGCGATCTGCCCCGGCACCACGACGACCCCGCCGGCCCAGGCCCTGCCCGAGGCGATCAAGGACGTCTACCGCGCTCACACGATGAGCCCGGATCTCAACGGTCCCACCGAACTCGGCAAGGTCTACCTCTTCCTGGCCTCGGACGACGCCAAGGGCATCAACGGCGAGGTGGTCCGCGTCGACGGCGGCCTGCTGGCCCACCAGCCGTTCGTGCCGGACATGGTCATGATGGGCATGACCACCGCGTCCGAGCAGTAA
- a CDS encoding NAD(P)/FAD-dependent oxidoreductase, with amino-acid sequence MSQTVSPDPNLDRDTLYAAVTAGNIPCLLPVLYQLTGEEKWLAPPYVPSPTKGFEELDDGGLTPQIQAEIHAAATDAILDWSQGKPIARPEPTGELARLMSAVMGEPIDEAYAPMIAEQLGFTPYVPTNVDALVESTRSDLGVIVVGAGISGLTCAINLGKAGIPYTVLERNDHVGGTWWENRYPGARVDIPSDLYSFSFHPRNWSEYFARRNEIFDYLEEVAREYDLHDNIRLRHSVEGAEWDETNGQWVVTVTGPDGRRQEMRATALVTAAGLHSTPNVPEFPGRESFRGEIVHSAQWPQDIDLTGKRVAVVGNGASAMQLVVAIADQVESMVVLQRQPQWIAPNEHYFQSSDPMKHWLYDHVPFYREWYRFRLYWLYTERTFAALPVDPKREEKGKQVSSLNDAYRAYFTAYLEQQIGGDEDLIRKTLPDRPPFGKRLLIDNGWFTTLKKPHVELLTQRVEALTDNGIVTSEGESRDVDVLILCTGFQQQRYLYPMDIRGRDGVELRESWEDDNGRAYLGITTPGFPNLFFLYGPNTNPPGGSFITIAEAQVRYVVDLLAQMVTDDLATVECRPEPYRQYNDELDEANSRMVYAMDGVDSYYRNSTGRVVTNSPWPVPEYWARTHRPDPADFTVTVRGTH; translated from the coding sequence ATGAGTCAGACCGTCTCGCCGGATCCGAATCTCGACCGGGACACGCTGTATGCCGCCGTCACCGCCGGCAACATTCCCTGCCTCCTCCCGGTCCTGTACCAGCTGACCGGCGAGGAGAAGTGGCTGGCACCGCCATACGTCCCGAGTCCGACGAAGGGCTTCGAGGAGCTCGACGACGGCGGACTCACTCCGCAGATCCAGGCCGAGATCCATGCCGCCGCCACCGACGCCATCCTGGACTGGTCCCAGGGCAAGCCGATCGCCCGCCCCGAGCCGACCGGCGAGCTGGCCCGTCTGATGAGTGCGGTGATGGGCGAGCCGATCGACGAGGCGTACGCCCCGATGATCGCAGAGCAGTTGGGGTTCACCCCCTACGTGCCGACGAACGTCGACGCGCTCGTCGAGTCGACCCGGTCCGATCTCGGCGTCATCGTCGTCGGTGCCGGTATCTCCGGCCTGACCTGTGCGATCAACCTGGGCAAGGCCGGGATTCCCTACACGGTCCTCGAGCGCAACGACCACGTCGGCGGCACCTGGTGGGAGAACCGCTACCCCGGCGCCCGGGTCGACATCCCGAGCGATCTGTACTCGTTCTCCTTCCACCCGAGGAACTGGTCCGAGTACTTCGCCCGGCGGAACGAGATCTTCGACTACCTCGAGGAGGTCGCGCGCGAGTACGACCTCCACGACAACATCCGGCTGCGCCATTCGGTCGAGGGCGCCGAATGGGATGAGACGAACGGGCAGTGGGTCGTCACCGTGACCGGGCCCGACGGACGGCGGCAGGAGATGCGCGCCACCGCGCTGGTGACGGCAGCCGGACTGCACAGCACCCCGAACGTTCCCGAGTTCCCCGGTCGCGAGAGCTTCCGAGGTGAGATCGTGCATTCTGCGCAGTGGCCGCAGGACATCGATCTCACCGGAAAGCGTGTCGCGGTGGTCGGCAATGGCGCCAGCGCGATGCAGCTCGTCGTGGCGATTGCCGACCAGGTCGAGAGCATGGTCGTGCTGCAACGCCAGCCGCAGTGGATCGCTCCCAACGAGCACTACTTTCAGTCCTCGGATCCGATGAAACACTGGCTGTACGACCATGTTCCGTTCTATCGCGAGTGGTACCGGTTCCGTCTCTACTGGCTGTACACCGAACGCACCTTCGCTGCGCTCCCTGTCGATCCGAAGCGTGAGGAGAAGGGCAAGCAGGTCAGCTCGCTCAACGACGCCTACCGCGCGTACTTCACTGCCTACCTCGAACAGCAGATCGGCGGCGATGAGGACCTGATCCGCAAGACCCTGCCCGACCGCCCCCCGTTCGGTAAGCGTCTGCTCATCGACAACGGGTGGTTCACCACGCTGAAAAAGCCTCACGTCGAGCTGCTCACGCAGCGGGTCGAGGCCCTCACCGACAATGGGATCGTCACCAGCGAGGGCGAGTCGAGGGACGTTGACGTGCTGATCCTCTGCACCGGGTTCCAGCAGCAGCGGTACCTCTACCCGATGGACATCCGCGGCCGTGACGGCGTCGAGCTCCGCGAGTCGTGGGAGGACGACAACGGTCGTGCCTACCTCGGCATCACCACCCCGGGATTCCCGAATCTGTTCTTCCTCTACGGACCGAACACGAACCCCCCGGGCGGCAGCTTCATCACCATCGCCGAGGCACAGGTTCGGTACGTCGTCGATTTGCTCGCCCAAATGGTCACCGACGACCTGGCGACCGTCGAGTGCCGTCCTGAGCCGTACCGGCAGTACAACGACGAGCTCGACGAGGCGAACTCGCGGATGGTGTACGCCATGGACGGGGTGGACAGCTACTACCGCAACTCCACCGGACGTGTGGTGACCAACTCCCCCTGGCCGGTGCCCGAGTACTGGGCCCGGACCCACCGTCCCGATCCGGCCGACTTCACCGTCACCGTGCGCGGTACCCACTGA
- a CDS encoding LLM class F420-dependent oxidoreductase, giving the protein MRIGTVLDFGPPFDELADQTVDFESAGLDSVTLGEAYSFDAVSQLGYLAARTSRVELATGILALDSRTPTTLAMTAAGLDYVSNGRFRLGLGASGPQVVEGFHGVPFGHALGKTRETIEICRTVWRREPLRHNGRHHQVPLPADRGTGLGKPLKLINHPVRADIPISIAALGDRMVELAAETAQGWEPIFFHPEKMDEVWGEALRRGAAKRPEHLGNLDIIVRVRFAVTEDPAPWLDRARPQLALYVGGMGSRERNFYNDLACRYGFADQARRIQDLFLSGQHARAAAAVPDELVRATTLIGPVSYIAERLSLLREVGVGLLNVAPLAGTHAERLAAFETLRSLLD; this is encoded by the coding sequence ATGCGTATCGGCACAGTCCTCGACTTCGGCCCTCCATTCGACGAACTGGCCGACCAGACAGTGGACTTCGAGTCTGCAGGCCTGGACTCGGTGACCTTGGGCGAGGCGTACTCCTTCGATGCCGTCAGCCAACTCGGATACCTCGCCGCGCGCACGTCGAGAGTCGAACTCGCCACCGGGATCCTCGCGCTCGACTCCCGCACACCGACCACACTCGCCATGACCGCGGCGGGTCTCGACTACGTGTCGAACGGGCGGTTTCGGCTCGGACTCGGCGCGTCCGGGCCCCAGGTCGTCGAAGGATTCCACGGAGTCCCGTTCGGTCACGCGCTGGGAAAGACCCGGGAGACCATCGAGATTTGCCGCACCGTGTGGCGCCGGGAGCCCCTGCGACACAACGGCCGTCACCATCAGGTGCCCCTGCCGGCCGATCGTGGCACCGGCCTCGGCAAACCGCTGAAGCTGATCAATCATCCCGTCCGTGCGGACATCCCGATCTCGATCGCCGCCCTCGGCGACCGGATGGTCGAACTCGCCGCCGAGACCGCCCAGGGATGGGAACCGATCTTCTTCCATCCGGAGAAGATGGACGAGGTGTGGGGCGAGGCGCTGCGGCGAGGCGCCGCCAAACGTCCCGAGCATCTGGGCAATCTCGACATCATCGTCCGGGTGCGGTTCGCCGTCACCGAGGACCCCGCGCCCTGGCTGGACCGGGCACGTCCGCAACTCGCCCTCTACGTCGGCGGAATGGGTTCACGGGAACGCAACTTCTACAACGATCTGGCCTGCCGCTACGGATTCGCCGATCAGGCGCGGCGCATCCAGGACCTGTTCCTGTCCGGACAGCATGCCCGAGCGGCGGCCGCGGTGCCGGACGAACTCGTCCGCGCCACAACGCTGATCGGTCCGGTCTCCTACATCGCGGAGCGTCTCTCCCTCCTACGCGAGGTCGGCGTCGGACTGCTCAACGTCGCTCCCCTGGCCGGCACCCACGCCGAACGGCTCGCGGCCTTCGAAACCCTTCGATCGCTGCTCGATTGA
- a CDS encoding acyl-CoA dehydrogenase family protein, translating into MTEMLTRETTAGSSRESDYLDRVRSIADLVRAEAEAIERDRTITKPVAAALVELGLHELLIPEELGGGGLLPSEALRVYEEMAKCDASVGWAWMASSWATAGVLGHLQPHVVAQLMSTDGGFIVAGQLLPRYPAVQVDGGYIIDGDYSFASGSDHATWIGAGFLVADENGNLILGEDGQPQARIALLPKDEVEIKNNWDVWGLAGTGSHDYTISKQFVPAEFTTPTFGGTPVRSETLYKLTNEFAGGLPHAPIVLGIATRALELVAELTAGKMRPNYTIPVGDAEIFRIDFARKDASLQAARLYCHEIAESAEATVNAGRSVTPEDIARVKQMLAWVHEVTADIVEFAHRWGGSRSIGRTSTLGRYVRDMHVATQHLLVDPKMLVDAAEVLLPIYTHAAARA; encoded by the coding sequence ATGACCGAGATGCTGACCCGTGAGACGACTGCCGGCAGCAGTAGGGAATCCGATTATCTGGATCGGGTCCGTTCCATCGCGGACCTGGTCCGGGCGGAGGCAGAAGCGATCGAGCGCGACCGCACGATCACCAAGCCAGTCGCCGCCGCGCTCGTCGAGCTGGGTCTACATGAGCTGCTGATCCCTGAGGAGCTGGGTGGCGGTGGTCTGCTTCCCAGCGAGGCCCTGCGGGTATACGAGGAAATGGCCAAGTGCGACGCCTCGGTCGGGTGGGCGTGGATGGCCAGCTCCTGGGCCACCGCCGGTGTCCTGGGCCACCTCCAGCCGCATGTCGTCGCCCAGCTGATGAGCACCGACGGCGGATTCATCGTCGCCGGCCAGCTCCTGCCGCGTTACCCGGCCGTCCAGGTCGACGGTGGATACATCATCGACGGCGACTATTCCTTCGCGAGCGGTTCGGATCACGCGACGTGGATCGGTGCGGGATTCCTGGTCGCCGACGAGAACGGAAACCTGATCCTGGGGGAGGACGGTCAGCCTCAGGCCCGTATCGCGCTCCTGCCCAAGGACGAGGTCGAAATCAAGAACAACTGGGACGTCTGGGGCCTGGCGGGCACCGGCAGCCACGACTACACGATCTCGAAGCAATTCGTGCCGGCGGAGTTCACCACGCCGACCTTCGGTGGCACCCCGGTCCGCTCGGAGACGCTGTACAAGCTCACGAACGAGTTCGCGGGCGGATTGCCGCACGCGCCGATCGTGCTCGGCATCGCGACGCGCGCGCTCGAGTTGGTCGCGGAGCTGACCGCCGGCAAGATGCGGCCGAACTACACGATCCCGGTCGGCGATGCAGAGATCTTCCGAATCGACTTCGCCCGCAAGGATGCCTCCCTTCAGGCCGCTCGCCTCTACTGCCACGAGATCGCCGAGTCGGCCGAGGCCACCGTGAACGCGGGGCGTTCGGTGACTCCCGAGGACATCGCCCGGGTGAAGCAGATGCTGGCCTGGGTTCACGAGGTGACCGCCGACATCGTCGAATTCGCCCATCGCTGGGGCGGGAGCCGGAGCATCGGCCGCACCAGCACGTTGGGCCGCTACGTGCGGGACATGCACGTCGCAACTCAGCATCTGCTTGTCGATCCGAAGATGCTCGTGGATGCCGCCGAAGTTCTTCTCCCCATCTACACGCATGCCGCGGCGCGGGCCTGA